One part of the Tenacibaculum sp. 190130A14a genome encodes these proteins:
- the atpG gene encoding ATP synthase F1 subunit gamma, with protein sequence MANLKEIRNRITSIGSTMQITSAMKMVSAAKLKKAQDAITAMRPYSSKLTELLQSLSATLDSDAGGVYSTQREVSKVLLVIVTSNRGLCGGFNSSIVKQTVKTINEKYGNTTVELLTIGKKGNDILSKEYKVIDNRNDVFDNLTFDNVSGIAQQLMDLYVDGSYDRIEVIYNRFKNAATQIPQVEQFLPIKPVETDADVNLDYIFEPSKEEIVLELIPKSLKTQLYKSVRDSFAAEHGARMTAMHKATDNAKELRDDLKLTYNKARQAAITGEILEIVGGAEALNN encoded by the coding sequence ATGGCAAACTTAAAAGAAATACGTAACAGAATTACTTCAATTGGATCAACAATGCAGATTACCTCTGCCATGAAAATGGTATCGGCTGCAAAGTTGAAAAAAGCTCAAGATGCAATTACAGCTATGCGCCCGTATTCATCTAAGCTTACTGAATTATTACAAAGCTTAAGTGCTACTTTAGATAGTGACGCTGGTGGAGTATATTCAACGCAAAGAGAAGTAAGCAAAGTATTATTAGTAATTGTAACTTCTAACAGAGGTTTATGTGGTGGTTTTAACTCTTCTATTGTGAAGCAAACAGTTAAAACAATCAATGAAAAATACGGTAATACTACTGTTGAATTATTAACTATTGGTAAAAAAGGAAACGATATCTTATCAAAAGAATATAAGGTTATTGACAACAGAAATGATGTTTTTGATAACTTAACATTTGATAATGTTTCTGGTATTGCTCAACAGTTAATGGATTTATATGTTGACGGATCTTACGATAGAATCGAAGTTATTTATAACAGATTTAAGAACGCTGCAACTCAAATTCCTCAGGTAGAGCAATTCTTGCCTATTAAGCCTGTAGAAACTGATGCAGACGTAAACTTAGACTATATCTTCGAACCATCGAAAGAAGAAATCGTTTTAGAGTTAATTCCAAAGTCATTAAAAACTCAGTTATACAAGTCAGTACGTGATTCATTTGCTGCCGAACACGGAGCTCGTATGACTGCAATGCACAAAGCAACTGATAATGCTAAGGAGTTACGTGACGATTTAAAGTTAACTT
- the atpA gene encoding F0F1 ATP synthase subunit alpha, whose protein sequence is MAAIKPAEVSAILKEQLTNFEAKATLNEVGTVLQVGDGIARVYGLSNVQYGELVDFGNGLEGIVLNLEEDNVGVVLLGSSTGVSEGSTVKRTERIASLKVGEGIVGRVVDTLGNPIDGKGPIEGETYEMPLERKAPGVIYRQPVTEPLQTGVKSVDAMIPIGRGQRELIIGDRQTGKSTVAIDTILNQKEFYDAGEPVYCIYVAVGQKGSTVAAIANMLEEKGALAYTTIVAANASDPAPMQVYAPFAGAAIGEYFRDTGRPALIVYDDLSKQAVAYREVSLLLRRPPGREAYPGDVFYLHSRLLERAAKVINDDAIAAEMNDLPESLKGKVKGGGSLTALPIIETQAGDVSAYIPTNVISITDGQIFLESDLFNSGVRPAINVGISVSRVGGSAQIKSMKKVSGTLKLDQAQYRELEAFAKFGSDLDAATMNVISKGKRNVEILKQNQGDPFTVEDQVAIIYAGSKNLLKDVPVNKVKEFEANYIEYLNAKHRDTLDTLKAGKLTDEAVAVLEDAAKEISAKYTA, encoded by the coding sequence ATGGCAGCAATTAAACCAGCTGAAGTATCAGCAATTTTAAAGGAACAATTAACAAATTTCGAGGCGAAAGCTACGTTAAACGAAGTTGGAACTGTATTACAAGTGGGTGATGGTATTGCTCGTGTATACGGTTTATCAAATGTTCAATATGGTGAATTAGTAGATTTTGGTAACGGTTTAGAAGGAATCGTATTAAACTTAGAAGAAGACAACGTTGGTGTGGTATTATTAGGATCATCAACAGGAGTAAGTGAAGGATCTACAGTAAAACGTACAGAAAGAATTGCTTCTTTAAAAGTTGGAGAAGGAATTGTTGGACGTGTAGTAGATACATTAGGTAATCCAATCGATGGTAAAGGACCAATCGAAGGTGAAACTTATGAGATGCCATTAGAGCGTAAAGCTCCTGGGGTAATCTATCGTCAACCAGTAACTGAACCATTACAAACAGGTGTTAAATCTGTAGATGCAATGATTCCTATTGGACGTGGACAACGTGAGTTAATCATTGGAGACCGTCAAACTGGTAAATCAACAGTTGCTATTGATACTATCTTAAACCAGAAAGAATTTTACGATGCAGGTGAGCCAGTTTACTGTATTTATGTTGCAGTAGGACAAAAAGGTTCTACAGTTGCTGCAATCGCAAACATGTTAGAAGAAAAAGGAGCTTTAGCTTATACTACTATTGTAGCTGCTAACGCATCTGATCCTGCACCAATGCAGGTATATGCTCCATTCGCAGGAGCTGCAATCGGAGAATATTTCCGTGATACTGGTAGACCAGCTTTAATTGTTTATGATGATTTATCTAAGCAAGCGGTTGCTTACCGTGAGGTATCTTTATTATTACGTCGTCCACCAGGACGTGAGGCGTATCCTGGAGACGTTTTCTACTTACACTCAAGATTATTAGAGCGTGCTGCAAAAGTTATTAATGATGATGCTATTGCTGCTGAAATGAACGATTTACCAGAATCATTAAAAGGTAAAGTAAAAGGTGGAGGATCTTTAACTGCATTACCAATTATTGAAACTCAAGCTGGAGACGTTTCTGCATATATTCCAACAAACGTAATTTCGATTACTGATGGACAGATTTTCTTAGAGTCTGATTTATTCAACTCAGGAGTTCGTCCTGCAATTAACGTAGGTATTTCTGTATCTCGTGTAGGGGGTTCTGCTCAGATTAAATCAATGAAGAAAGTATCTGGTACATTAAAATTAGACCAAGCTCAATACCGTGAATTAGAAGCATTCGCTAAGTTTGGTTCTGACTTAGATGCTGCTACTATGAACGTTATCTCTAAAGGTAAGCGTAACGTAGAGATCTTAAAGCAAAATCAAGGAGATCCTTTTACTGTAGAAGATCAAGTTGCAATTATCTATGCAGGTTCTAAAAACTTATTAAAAGACGTACCTGTAAACAAAGTAAAAGAATTCGAAGCTAACTATATCGAGTACTTAAATGCTAAGCACAGAGATACGTTAGATACTTTAAAAGCTGGAAAATTAACTGACGAAGCAGTTGCTGTATTAGAAGACGCTGCTAAGGAGATTTCAGCTAAGTATACAGCTTAA
- the atpH gene encoding ATP synthase F1 subunit delta: MKAGRPALRYAKAILNLAKESGKETEVNDNMKFIVDTIAGSNDLDAMLKSPVIKAADKRKVLTALFGENVNNIVKGLFNLLEENKRMLMLEPIAKQYSVIYDYYKSMQVAKVTTAVPLSKELETKVLAKIVEITGNKANIENIVNPDILGGFILRVGDVQYDASISNQFNELRREFDNSHYIPKI, translated from the coding sequence ATGAAAGCAGGAAGACCAGCATTACGTTATGCAAAAGCAATCTTAAACCTAGCAAAAGAGTCAGGTAAAGAAACAGAGGTGAATGATAACATGAAGTTTATTGTTGACACGATTGCTGGAAGTAACGATTTAGATGCAATGCTTAAGAGCCCTGTGATTAAAGCTGCAGATAAGCGTAAAGTATTAACTGCACTTTTCGGGGAAAACGTAAACAACATTGTTAAAGGTTTGTTTAACTTATTAGAAGAAAACAAACGTATGTTAATGTTAGAGCCTATTGCTAAGCAATACTCTGTTATTTACGATTACTACAAAAGCATGCAAGTAGCAAAGGTTACTACCGCAGTACCTTTAAGTAAAGAATTAGAAACAAAAGTATTAGCTAAGATCGTAGAGATCACTGGAAACAAAGCTAATATTGAAAATATAGTAAATCCTGATATTTTAGGAGGATTTATTTTACGCGTTGGAGATGTTCAATACGATGCGAGTATTTCTAACCAATTTAATGAATTAAGAAGAGAATTTGACAATAGTCATTATATTCCAAAAATTTAA
- a CDS encoding F0F1 ATP synthase subunit B has protein sequence MDQLLNDFSPGLFFMQVIILLIILFLLGKFAWKPILASLTEREEGIQNALDAAEEAKKEMQNLQADNDRLLKEARAERDAMLKEAREIKDKIVADAKEEASEEAAKLIENAKASIEQEKQAALAHVKKQVADLSIGIAQTVVKKELASQDDQLKLVEGMLEDVTLN, from the coding sequence GGGTTATTTTTCATGCAAGTGATAATCCTTCTTATAATACTATTTTTATTAGGTAAGTTTGCTTGGAAACCAATTTTAGCTTCGTTAACGGAACGTGAAGAAGGTATCCAAAATGCATTAGACGCAGCTGAAGAAGCAAAGAAAGAAATGCAAAACTTACAGGCTGATAACGATAGATTATTAAAAGAAGCTAGAGCAGAAAGAGACGCAATGTTAAAAGAAGCTCGTGAGATTAAAGATAAGATCGTTGCTGATGCTAAAGAAGAAGCTTCTGAAGAAGCAGCTAAGTTAATTGAAAACGCAAAGGCTTCAATTGAACAAGAAAAGCAAGCAGCTTTAGCACACGTTAAAAAGCAGGTAGCTGACTTATCTATAGGTATAGCTCAAACTGTTGTTAAAAAAGAATTAGCTTCACAAGACGATCAATTAAAGCTTGTTGAAGGAATGTTAGAAGACGTTACTTTAAACTAA